Proteins found in one Rhodovulum sp. MB263 genomic segment:
- a CDS encoding glycosyltransferase — MVSPIGRVGAALRNSKVIRAIARDFDARWYLTQYPDVAETGMKPLVHYVRYGAREGRNPRPDFDGMSYLEINPDVRDAGLNPFYHWVRFGRAEGRVISHDPGDGGSSSGEMPVLKFSGLFTPLDCIAASQLRRLDLTRLPDTLMGRGFPYGIAPGPVSFPLVLFCDGTGDVPADRIQQALALTTGTVHVLSPSAGRRRGKGRDRLRYWNRTADAALADLKAVLKGLDGEFVGLWEVAFSPAISAWHFLGAALRHDPVLAHAGASLVRGDGRLWRSGFRVRAGQEGLVALGRDAHFLDPFQFRLKPSAMLDPGFGLARVEALRDAAARVRGKDGPRMTEAIVRLAAPLAGSGRPVFAVQGCALVLSDDEPSEPPEPAKADDGRLPNNPGPADAVIFVDSVPPMPDQDAGSVTASNFIDIFLERGAEVVFYSTARRMWDNPYALALAARGVVCLTDPVVRNYAQACEHIAAAGYDRLSFLLTRIYAGGEFVERTRARFPQARLVFNTVDLHGLRELREARIAGSTARAFAAQTTFARERDIIQRCDATILLSEAEMNELSPTLGHANLHLIPMVNEFSPPRAGYSQRRGLMFIGGFAHHPNIDAVEYILDELWAPIRARDPEMVLKIVGPHFPARLRDRLPEGVEALGFVPDLGAALEQVRLSLAPLRYGAGIKGKIGTSLSHGVPCVATSLAAEGMGLQAGRDILVADTPEAFAEAVLSLHGDEMLWTRMSRAGYDFCEARYSRRAVAAKLNALLDEVSA; from the coding sequence ATGGTTTCACCGATCGGACGAGTCGGCGCGGCGCTGCGCAATTCGAAAGTCATTCGTGCGATCGCCCGCGATTTCGATGCCCGCTGGTATCTGACCCAATACCCCGATGTCGCCGAAACAGGAATGAAGCCGTTGGTGCATTACGTGCGCTACGGTGCCCGGGAAGGCCGCAATCCCCGTCCCGATTTCGACGGGATGAGCTATCTTGAGATCAATCCCGATGTCCGCGATGCAGGCCTGAACCCGTTCTATCACTGGGTCAGGTTCGGCCGCGCCGAGGGCCGGGTCATCTCGCATGACCCTGGCGACGGGGGCAGTTCTTCCGGCGAGATGCCGGTGCTGAAATTCTCCGGCCTGTTCACGCCGCTCGATTGTATCGCGGCCTCGCAGCTGCGGCGGCTCGACCTGACCAGGCTGCCCGATACGCTGATGGGGCGCGGCTTTCCCTACGGGATCGCGCCCGGCCCGGTGAGCTTTCCGCTTGTGCTGTTCTGCGATGGCACGGGCGATGTACCGGCCGATCGCATCCAGCAGGCGCTGGCCCTGACCACCGGCACGGTCCATGTGCTGAGCCCGAGTGCCGGGCGGCGCCGGGGCAAGGGGCGCGACCGGCTGCGATACTGGAACCGCACCGCCGATGCCGCACTGGCCGATCTGAAGGCCGTGCTGAAGGGGCTCGATGGCGAATTCGTGGGGCTGTGGGAGGTCGCCTTCTCGCCCGCGATCTCGGCCTGGCATTTCCTCGGGGCGGCCTTGCGGCACGATCCCGTGCTTGCCCATGCCGGGGCCTCGCTGGTCCGGGGCGACGGTCGGCTCTGGCGCTCCGGCTTCCGGGTGCGGGCAGGCCAGGAGGGCCTTGTGGCGCTGGGGCGCGATGCCCATTTCCTCGATCCGTTCCAGTTCCGGCTGAAACCCTCGGCGATGCTCGATCCGGGCTTCGGCCTCGCCCGGGTCGAGGCGTTGCGCGATGCCGCGGCCCGGGTCCGGGGCAAGGACGGGCCTCGCATGACCGAGGCCATCGTCCGGCTCGCGGCCCCGCTGGCAGGGTCCGGCCGGCCGGTCTTCGCGGTGCAGGGCTGCGCCCTGGTCCTGTCGGATGACGAGCCCTCCGAGCCGCCGGAACCGGCGAAAGCCGATGACGGCAGGTTGCCGAACAATCCCGGGCCGGCCGACGCCGTGATCTTCGTCGACAGCGTGCCGCCGATGCCCGATCAGGATGCCGGTTCGGTCACCGCGTCGAACTTTATCGACATCTTTCTCGAGCGCGGCGCCGAGGTGGTGTTCTACAGCACCGCCCGGCGGATGTGGGACAACCCCTATGCGCTGGCGCTGGCGGCGCGCGGCGTGGTCTGCCTGACCGATCCGGTGGTGCGCAACTATGCCCAGGCCTGCGAGCATATCGCCGCCGCGGGATATGACCGGCTCTCCTTCCTGCTGACCCGGATCTATGCCGGCGGCGAATTCGTCGAGCGGACCCGCGCCCGGTTTCCGCAGGCGCGGCTGGTGTTCAACACCGTCGATCTGCACGGCCTGCGCGAGCTGCGCGAGGCGCGGATCGCCGGAAGCACCGCGCGTGCCTTCGCGGCCCAGACCACCTTCGCCCGTGAACGCGACATCATTCAGCGTTGCGATGCGACGATCCTTCTGTCCGAGGCCGAGATGAACGAGCTTTCGCCGACGCTCGGCCATGCCAATCTGCACCTGATCCCGATGGTCAACGAGTTCAGCCCGCCCAGGGCGGGATACAGCCAGCGCCGGGGGCTGATGTTCATCGGCGGTTTTGCGCATCATCCCAATATCGACGCGGTCGAATACATTCTCGATGAGCTCTGGGCGCCGATCCGGGCCCGCGATCCAGAGATGGTGCTGAAGATCGTCGGACCGCATTTCCCCGCGCGGCTGCGGGACCGCCTGCCCGAAGGGGTCGAGGCGCTGGGCTTCGTGCCCGATCTGGGCGCGGCCCTCGAACAGGTGCGGCTGAGCCTGGCGCCGCTGCGCTACGGGGCGGGCATCAAGGGCAAGATCGGCACCAGCCTCTCTCATGGCGTGCCCTGCGTCGCGACCTCGCTGGCGGCCGAGGGCATGGGATTGCAGGCCGGTCGCGACATCCTCGTCGCCGATACCCCCGAGGCCTTTGCCGAGGCCGTTCTCAGCCTTCATGGAGACGAGATGCTCTGGACCCGAATGAGCCGCGCCGGATACGATTTCTGCGAGGCCCGCTATTCGCGTCGCGCGGTCGCGGCGAAACTGAATGCGCTGCTCGACGAGGTCTCGGCATGA
- a CDS encoding class I SAM-dependent methyltransferase, with protein sequence MKDGTMAAPYLRVVPETGAGTGTALRFFTICARNFLPGARILCDSVRRAHPDAVFTVYLCDRDMGYDPEALGMTVAPLEVLGIPALERMIRTYNITELCTAIKPYCFLREFSQSRAEAAEQAPHVVYLDPDIELFSPLIEVAGALDAGASAVLTPHVLKPAERAEFEDDHFLRYGIYNLGFIALRATEAVADVVRWWARRMVDQCIIDLPRGIFVDQKWMDLLPGFLDNVHVLRHPGYNVAYWNLHERRIHGPDSALQCNGQPLRFVHYSGIILEDVEQLSRHSGMFYISNSFGYGPLVRRYRARLTAPENRRLRQMPYAFFWNGAAGSNEHTPGDGGATSWSRPESFLLARQAFTMEQYLGFLTAETREIESRRTTEAVLTPRDGREAFEFPGYCAVCGGHHPMVTSFLYSGATDAEGIPVPNWREHVACRSCGLPNRVRASVHLFLQEFDPAPDSRIYITEQKTVLYDVLARRFSRLTGSEYFGNRVPKGGMFEGVRNENFEALSFQSESFDYLLSFDVLEHVPHPERAFAEAFRVLEPGGTLIFSVPAHLDRYPSTIRAELASDGRIVHHLPAEIHGNPVDEEGGALCFRHFGWDVMDMLREAGFRRPFIFHYWSREFGYLGPGQALFVAEKPR encoded by the coding sequence ATGAAGGACGGGACCATGGCCGCTCCGTATCTTCGTGTCGTCCCCGAGACCGGGGCCGGGACCGGGACTGCGCTGCGCTTCTTCACCATCTGTGCCCGGAATTTCCTGCCGGGGGCGCGGATCCTCTGCGACAGCGTGCGTCGCGCCCATCCCGACGCGGTTTTCACCGTCTATCTCTGCGATCGCGACATGGGCTACGACCCCGAGGCGCTGGGGATGACTGTCGCGCCGCTGGAGGTGCTGGGCATTCCCGCGCTCGAGCGGATGATCCGGACCTACAACATCACCGAGCTCTGCACCGCGATCAAACCCTACTGCTTCCTGAGGGAATTCTCCCAGAGCCGGGCAGAGGCGGCAGAGCAGGCGCCCCATGTGGTCTATCTCGATCCCGATATCGAGCTTTTCAGCCCGCTCATCGAGGTCGCCGGGGCTCTCGATGCGGGCGCTTCGGCGGTGCTGACGCCGCATGTCCTGAAACCGGCCGAACGCGCCGAGTTCGAGGACGACCATTTCCTGCGCTACGGGATCTACAATCTCGGCTTCATTGCGCTTCGCGCAACCGAGGCAGTGGCCGATGTGGTCCGCTGGTGGGCGCGGCGGATGGTCGACCAGTGCATCATCGACCTGCCGCGCGGCATCTTCGTCGACCAGAAATGGATGGATCTGCTGCCGGGCTTTCTCGACAATGTCCATGTGCTGCGCCATCCGGGCTACAATGTCGCCTACTGGAACCTGCACGAACGCCGGATCCACGGCCCCGACAGCGCGCTGCAATGCAACGGCCAGCCGCTCCGCTTCGTGCATTACAGCGGTATCATCCTCGAGGATGTCGAGCAGCTGTCGCGCCATAGCGGCATGTTCTACATCTCGAACTCGTTCGGTTACGGGCCGCTGGTCCGGCGCTACCGCGCAAGGCTGACGGCGCCCGAGAACCGGCGGCTCAGGCAGATGCCCTATGCCTTCTTCTGGAACGGCGCGGCGGGCAGCAATGAGCACACGCCCGGCGATGGCGGGGCGACCTCATGGAGCAGGCCCGAGTCCTTCCTGCTCGCGCGGCAGGCCTTCACCATGGAGCAGTATCTCGGCTTTCTGACGGCCGAGACCCGCGAGATCGAGAGCCGCCGCACGACCGAGGCCGTTCTGACACCCAGGGACGGCCGCGAGGCGTTCGAGTTTCCGGGCTATTGCGCGGTCTGCGGCGGCCACCATCCGATGGTGACCAGCTTTCTCTACAGCGGCGCGACCGATGCCGAGGGCATCCCCGTTCCGAACTGGCGCGAGCATGTCGCCTGCCGCTCCTGCGGCCTGCCCAACCGCGTGCGCGCCTCGGTTCACCTGTTCCTGCAGGAATTCGATCCGGCGCCGGACAGCCGGATCTACATCACCGAACAGAAAACCGTGCTTTACGATGTGCTGGCCCGCCGGTTCTCCCGGCTGACCGGCAGCGAGTATTTCGGCAACCGCGTGCCGAAGGGCGGCATGTTCGAGGGGGTCCGGAACGAGAATTTCGAGGCGCTGAGCTTCCAGTCGGAAAGCTTCGATTACCTGCTCAGCTTCGACGTGCTCGAACATGTGCCGCATCCCGAGCGCGCCTTCGCCGAGGCATTCCGGGTGCTCGAACCGGGCGGCACCCTGATCTTCAGCGTGCCCGCACATCTCGACCGCTATCCCAGCACGATCCGCGCCGAGCTCGCGTCCGACGGCCGCATCGTCCATCACCTGCCCGCCGAGATCCACGGCAACCCGGTCGACGAAGAGGGCGGCGCGCTGTGCTTCCGCCATTTCGGCTGGGACGTGATGGACATGCTGCGCGAGGCCGGGTTCCGGCGGCCCTTCATCTTTCATTACTGGTCGCGCGAATTCGGCTATCTCGGCCCCGGTCAGGCCCTGTTCGTGGCCGAGAAGCCCAGATGA
- a CDS encoding NAD(P)-dependent oxidoreductase, whose protein sequence is MSGAGTRVCAVTGPGGFVGGHLVPVLAARGWQTVPMGRAAADFSDPGTLAAWLAGHGVTDLVHLAAESNPAGGDPRAFYETNAFLTERLLQAAATAGLPGRFLLVSATSVYGDSGPAPQRETDPKQPPNHYGASKLLAEVFAGWYRDRLDITIARPSNCMGAGQNPRYLVPKLVRAFAERAPEIAMGDTAIARDFVDIRDAADILARALDAPARSLDAVNVSSGRATAIAEILETLTRISGHAPEIRRDERFIRTGDMRFQACDTARARRLGHVPRYRLADTLSWMLAAAPSVPEPVETRLP, encoded by the coding sequence ATGAGCGGTGCTGGCACGCGGGTCTGCGCCGTGACCGGCCCCGGCGGTTTCGTCGGCGGCCATCTCGTTCCGGTCCTGGCCGCGCGGGGCTGGCAGACCGTGCCGATGGGGCGCGCCGCCGCCGATTTCTCGGATCCCGGGACGCTGGCCGCCTGGCTTGCCGGTCATGGCGTCACCGATCTGGTGCATCTGGCCGCGGAATCGAACCCCGCGGGCGGCGATCCCCGCGCCTTCTACGAGACGAACGCCTTCCTGACCGAGCGGCTGTTGCAGGCCGCCGCGACGGCCGGGCTGCCGGGCCGGTTCCTGCTGGTCAGCGCCACCAGCGTCTATGGCGACAGCGGGCCCGCGCCCCAGCGCGAGACCGACCCGAAACAGCCGCCCAACCATTACGGTGCCTCGAAGCTTTTGGCCGAGGTCTTCGCGGGCTGGTATCGCGACCGGCTCGATATCACGATCGCGCGGCCCTCGAACTGCATGGGGGCGGGGCAGAACCCGCGCTATCTGGTGCCGAAGCTGGTCCGGGCCTTTGCCGAGCGCGCCCCCGAGATCGCCATGGGCGACACCGCCATCGCCCGCGATTTCGTCGATATCCGCGATGCCGCCGATATTCTGGCCCGCGCGCTCGATGCCCCCGCGCGCAGCCTCGACGCGGTCAATGTCTCAAGCGGGCGGGCCACGGCCATTGCCGAGATCCTGGAAACCCTGACCCGAATCAGCGGCCACGCCCCCGAGATCCGCCGCGACGAACGCTTCATCCGCACGGGCGACATGCGGTTTCAGGCCTGCGACACCGCCCGGGCCCGGCGCCTCGGCCATGTGCCGCGCTATCGGCTGGCCGACACCCTGAGCTGGATGCTCGCCGCCGCCCCTTCCGTTCCGGAACCAGTCGAGACGAGGTTGCCCTGA
- a CDS encoding GDP-mannose 4,6-dehydratase, with product MPKRALITGITGMVGSHLTDFLLAETDWDITGMARWRSPMDNIAHLTDRINQRDRLRLVHGDLRDSLSLLHAVEEARPDYVFHLAAQSYPKTSFEAPLETYDTNVEGTSRLLEAIKRTVPGAVVHVCASSEVFGRVPRDKLPIDEECTFHPASPYAISKVGTDLIGRFYGEAYGMKVMTTRMFTHTGPRRGDVFAESSFAKQIALIEANAIPPVIRVGNLDSLRTFADVRDAVRAYYMLVTVKPLPAAYYNIGGEHTCTIREMLEHLIGLSSARDSIRVETDPERLRPIDADLQVPDTAKFRAHTGWAPEIPFETTMRDLLDYWRGRVAEGAVRLVR from the coding sequence ATGCCCAAGCGCGCGCTGATAACCGGGATCACCGGAATGGTCGGCTCTCACCTGACCGATTTCCTGCTGGCCGAGACCGACTGGGACATCACCGGCATGGCCCGCTGGCGCAGCCCGATGGACAACATCGCCCATCTGACCGACCGCATCAACCAGCGCGACCGGCTGCGCCTCGTGCATGGCGATCTGCGCGACTCGCTTTCGCTGCTGCACGCGGTCGAGGAGGCCCGGCCCGACTATGTCTTCCACCTGGCCGCGCAATCCTATCCAAAGACCTCGTTCGAGGCCCCGCTCGAGACCTATGACACCAATGTCGAGGGCACCTCGCGCCTTCTGGAAGCGATCAAGCGGACGGTGCCCGGGGCGGTCGTGCATGTCTGCGCCTCTTCCGAGGTCTTCGGCCGGGTCCCACGCGACAAGCTGCCCATCGACGAGGAATGCACCTTCCACCCGGCCTCGCCCTACGCGATCTCGAAGGTGGGCACCGATCTCATCGGCCGGTTCTACGGCGAGGCCTATGGCATGAAGGTGATGACGACGCGGATGTTCACCCATACCGGGCCGCGCCGGGGCGATGTCTTCGCGGAATCGTCCTTCGCCAAGCAGATCGCGCTGATCGAGGCCAATGCCATTCCTCCGGTGATCCGGGTCGGCAATCTCGACAGCCTGCGCACCTTCGCCGATGTGCGCGACGCGGTGCGGGCCTATTACATGCTGGTGACGGTGAAGCCGCTGCCCGCTGCCTATTACAATATCGGCGGCGAGCATACCTGCACCATCCGCGAGATGCTGGAGCATCTGATCGGCCTCTCGTCGGCGCGCGACAGCATCCGGGTCGAGACCGATCCCGAGCGCCTGCGCCCGATCGATGCCGACCTGCAGGTGCCCGATACCGCCAAGTTCCGCGCCCATACCGGCTGGGCGCCCGAAATTCCCTTCGAGACGACGATGCGCGACCTCCTGGACTACTGGCGCGGCCGCGTGGCCGAGGGCGCGGTCCGGCTGGTGCGGTAG
- a CDS encoding bifunctional 2-polyprenyl-6-hydroxyphenol methylase/3-demethylubiquinol 3-O-methyltransferase UbiG, with product MTNLSHTLSAEIADRLKDDVLYIATDRSIEATEAFCAAQSPWRSVFRFSNGVTTETFPQNDQVPNPRCMAKLRRFHARADLARFAGKRVLDLGFNEAYNSVFMAKYLGCRVDGVEFHQQAVERGSAIAAFCGAPCNFRTADANSFVAHGTYDLILHCGLLYHLHDVWSGVKNTCLSLKPGGEVLLETMTYEGADKYDCKFINWHRKGNGNFWALSITTVEYLFAEFGCDLVEMVDSFEIGVIAGTGMKRTLMWFRKAP from the coding sequence ATGACGAACCTGTCTCATACCCTTTCAGCCGAGATCGCCGACCGGCTGAAGGATGACGTTCTCTACATCGCGACCGATCGCAGCATCGAAGCGACCGAGGCCTTCTGCGCCGCGCAGTCGCCCTGGCGGTCGGTGTTCCGGTTTTCGAACGGCGTCACAACCGAGACCTTTCCACAGAACGACCAGGTGCCGAACCCGCGTTGCATGGCCAAGCTGCGGCGCTTCCATGCCCGGGCCGATCTGGCGCGCTTCGCCGGCAAGCGCGTTCTGGATCTGGGGTTCAACGAGGCCTACAACTCTGTCTTCATGGCGAAATATCTCGGCTGCCGGGTCGATGGCGTCGAGTTTCACCAGCAGGCGGTCGAACGCGGCTCGGCCATTGCCGCCTTCTGCGGGGCGCCCTGCAATTTCCGGACGGCCGATGCCAACAGCTTCGTGGCCCACGGAACCTATGACCTCATCCTGCATTGCGGCCTGCTCTATCACCTTCACGATGTCTGGAGCGGGGTCAAAAACACCTGCCTGTCGCTGAAGCCCGGCGGCGAGGTCCTGCTCGAGACCATGACCTATGAGGGGGCCGACAAGTACGACTGCAAGTTCATCAACTGGCACCGCAAGGGAAACGGCAATTTCTGGGCGCTGAGCATCACCACCGTCGAGTACCTGTTCGCTGAATTCGGCTGCGATCTGGTCGAGATGGTGGATTCCTTCGAGATCGGGGTGATCGCCGGAACCGGCATGAAGCGCACCCTGATGTGGTTTCGCAAAGCGCCATGA
- a CDS encoding dehydrogenase, with product MSDRPLTTRARAPLRLGLAGGGTDLSPYCDLYGGAVLNVTINRFAFASIEARTDGRIAFIANDLGLSESYGPDDDLSGARLALHRGVYERMVAEFNGGRRFGATIQTNVEAPAGSGLGSSSALVVVLVDAFRAHLGAPLGQYDVAHLAYEIERLDLGLAGGKQDQYAAAFGGVNFIEFLAGDRVIVNPLRIPRDILNELESRLVTCFSGVSRHSADIIERQTASVQKADRAAVEAMHSLKSDSIQMKRSLMTGDFDGLAAILHNSWLAKKATAKSVSSPHIEEMFAHALAHGAEAGKVSGAGGGGFMFFLVDPPRRHGLIAALREIDGDAAPVVFTEAGCQSWQMPCRR from the coding sequence GTGTCCGACCGTCCCCTGACCACCCGCGCCCGCGCGCCGCTGCGCCTTGGTCTTGCCGGCGGGGGCACTGACCTGTCGCCTTATTGCGATCTCTATGGCGGGGCGGTTCTGAATGTCACGATCAACCGCTTCGCCTTCGCTTCGATCGAGGCCCGCACCGATGGCCGTATCGCCTTCATCGCCAATGATCTCGGGCTTTCCGAGAGCTACGGGCCCGATGACGACCTGTCCGGGGCGCGGCTTGCGCTTCATCGCGGTGTCTATGAACGGATGGTGGCCGAGTTCAATGGTGGCCGCCGCTTCGGCGCCACGATCCAGACCAATGTCGAGGCGCCGGCGGGGTCGGGGCTCGGATCCTCCTCGGCGCTGGTGGTGGTTCTGGTCGATGCCTTCCGCGCCCATCTCGGGGCGCCGCTCGGCCAGTATGACGTGGCGCATCTGGCCTATGAGATCGAACGCCTCGATCTGGGTCTCGCGGGCGGCAAGCAGGACCAGTACGCCGCGGCCTTCGGGGGCGTGAACTTCATCGAGTTCCTGGCGGGCGACCGGGTGATCGTCAACCCGCTGCGCATTCCTCGCGACATTCTCAACGAGCTGGAAAGCCGTCTGGTGACCTGCTTTTCCGGCGTGTCGCGCCATTCCGCCGATATCATAGAACGCCAGACCGCCAGCGTGCAGAAAGCGGACCGTGCCGCCGTCGAGGCGATGCACAGCCTGAAATCCGACAGCATCCAGATGAAGCGATCGCTGATGACCGGCGATTTCGACGGGCTGGCGGCGATCCTGCACAATTCCTGGTTGGCCAAGAAGGCCACCGCCAAGTCCGTCTCCTCGCCTCATATCGAGGAGATGTTTGCCCATGCGCTGGCCCATGGCGCCGAGGCGGGCAAGGTCTCGGGCGCGGGCGGCGGCGGTTTCATGTTCTTCCTCGTCGATCCGCCGCGCCGTCATGGCCTGATCGCGGCCCTGCGCGAGATCGACGGCGATGCCGCCCCGGTCGTTTTCACCGAGGCCGGCTGTCAGAGCTGGCAGATGCCATGCCGGCGCTGA
- a CDS encoding HAD-IIIA family hydrolase: MPALSSPLPRQAVILCGGLGTRLGPLTAQCPKPLLPVGGMPFLAVLIAELARQGVERVLLLAAFAADRIEAFARDLPVSLPRPVGIEVAREARPAGTSGALWQARDRLDERFLMLNGDSWFDILLADLAAAQAARPGLLGALALRRVAEAGRYGTVRLEDGRLSAFAPRGAETTVPETSPALINGGVYCFSRGIVAHLVEEGSLEAEVLPRLAAEGLLAGIERAGFFLDIGVPEDFEAAQRLVPAQRRRPAIVFDRDGVLNLDHGHVGHPDRLDWTEGAIAAVRRVNEAGWYAFVATNQAGIAKGYYTEADYLALRAHMHRELAAAGAHIDDERHCPTHPDGRVPALAMVSDRRKPGPGMLLELKERWPIDWARSAMIGDKDSDMQAARAAGLEGVLFTGGNLDRLVERLLRSRGGPV; the protein is encoded by the coding sequence ATGCCGGCGCTGAGCTCGCCCCTGCCGCGCCAGGCGGTGATCCTCTGCGGCGGTCTGGGCACCCGGCTCGGGCCGCTGACCGCGCAATGCCCCAAGCCCCTCCTGCCGGTCGGCGGGATGCCTTTCCTGGCGGTCCTGATCGCCGAGCTGGCGCGGCAGGGGGTCGAGCGGGTGCTGCTGCTGGCGGCCTTCGCGGCCGACCGGATCGAGGCCTTCGCCCGGGACCTGCCCGTCAGCCTGCCCCGCCCGGTCGGGATCGAGGTCGCCCGCGAGGCCCGGCCTGCGGGCACCTCGGGCGCGCTCTGGCAGGCGCGCGACCGTCTGGACGAGCGGTTCCTGATGCTGAACGGCGACAGCTGGTTCGACATCCTTCTGGCCGATCTGGCGGCGGCCCAGGCCGCGCGGCCGGGCCTTCTGGGGGCGCTTGCGCTGCGCCGTGTGGCCGAGGCGGGCCGCTACGGCACCGTCAGGCTCGAGGACGGGCGGCTGAGCGCCTTTGCGCCGCGCGGCGCCGAGACCACCGTTCCCGAAACTAGCCCCGCGCTGATCAATGGCGGCGTCTATTGCTTCTCGCGCGGGATCGTCGCGCATCTGGTCGAGGAGGGCTCGCTCGAGGCCGAGGTGCTGCCGCGCCTTGCGGCCGAGGGGCTGCTGGCCGGGATCGAGCGGGCCGGGTTCTTCCTCGACATCGGCGTGCCGGAGGATTTCGAGGCGGCGCAGCGACTCGTTCCGGCGCAAAGGCGGCGTCCGGCCATCGTCTTCGACCGCGACGGGGTGCTCAATCTCGACCACGGCCATGTCGGCCATCCCGACCGGCTCGACTGGACCGAAGGCGCCATTGCCGCGGTGCGCCGGGTCAACGAGGCGGGCTGGTACGCCTTCGTCGCCACCAACCAGGCAGGCATCGCCAAGGGCTATTATACCGAGGCCGATTACCTGGCGCTTCGCGCGCATATGCATCGCGAGCTGGCGGCGGCGGGCGCCCATATCGATGACGAGCGCCATTGCCCGACCCATCCCGATGGCCGCGTGCCGGCGCTGGCCATGGTCTCGGACCGGCGCAAGCCCGGCCCCGGCATGCTGCTGGAACTGAAGGAGCGCTGGCCCATCGACTGGGCGCGCAGCGCGATGATCGGTGACAAGGACAGCGACATGCAGGCGGCCCGGGCGGCCGGGCTCGAGGGTGTCCTGTTCACCGGCGGCAATCTCGACCGGCTGGTCGAGCGCTTGCTGCGCAGCCGGGGAGGCCCCGTATGA
- a CDS encoding AGE family epimerase/isomerase gives MIPPVEPPAFELIRPPGPHETGSDPVAAPLAAFRHWIGTRALPFQARRVRDAAGGFHERIAVDGHPVAMPRRARVAARQLYAFSRLAGAGLGGDSIRLAGHARDMLLGAHIRPDGRIAPLAGGPEGYDLYDIAFCLFALAAAPGAVLPRIRARAFATQILTRLEAGWRHPGAGFEEAMPRRLPLRSNPHMHLFEASLEWLATGPCDPRFEALADEIAGLCLARFLDPATGALRELFDGDWQIAPGAENAVEPGHQYEWGWLLLRWGTLRGRAEARAAGFGLIDLAETRGLNADGLAASLLDPALAMAEPTARLWPQTERIKAWALRARLAGTPDAARTARARAAEACRGLLRFLDHPLPGSWWENLAEGGRPLAEPARTSSLYHIVGAFLELSALQAETALASWQADNLK, from the coding sequence ATGATCCCGCCCGTCGAGCCCCCTGCCTTCGAGCTGATCCGCCCCCCCGGGCCGCACGAGACCGGATCCGATCCCGTGGCCGCGCCGCTGGCCGCCTTCCGGCACTGGATCGGGACCCGGGCGCTGCCGTTTCAGGCGCGACGGGTGCGCGATGCGGCCGGGGGCTTTCACGAACGCATCGCGGTGGACGGGCATCCGGTCGCGATGCCGCGCCGGGCCCGGGTCGCGGCGCGCCAGCTTTACGCCTTCTCAAGGCTTGCCGGGGCCGGTCTCGGCGGCGACAGCATCCGGCTGGCCGGACATGCCCGCGACATGCTGCTTGGCGCCCATATCCGGCCAGACGGGCGGATCGCGCCGCTGGCGGGCGGGCCCGAAGGCTACGATCTCTACGATATCGCTTTCTGTCTTTTCGCGCTGGCGGCCGCGCCCGGGGCGGTGCTGCCGCGCATCCGGGCCCGTGCATTCGCGACGCAGATCCTGACCCGGCTCGAAGCCGGCTGGCGGCATCCCGGGGCCGGCTTCGAAGAGGCCATGCCGCGCAGGCTGCCGCTTCGGTCCAATCCGCATATGCATCTTTTCGAGGCCAGTCTCGAATGGCTGGCGACCGGGCCCTGCGATCCGCGTTTCGAGGCGCTGGCCGACGAGATTGCCGGGCTTTGTCTGGCGCGCTTCCTCGATCCCGCGACCGGGGCGCTGCGCGAGCTTTTCGACGGCGACTGGCAGATCGCGCCCGGCGCGGAGAATGCGGTCGAGCCCGGGCATCAATATGAATGGGGCTGGCTCCTGCTGCGCTGGGGCACGCTGCGGGGCCGGGCCGAGGCCCGGGCGGCGGGCTTTGGGCTGATCGATCTGGCCGAGACGCGGGGGCTGAATGCCGACGGACTCGCCGCGAGCCTGCTCGACCCTGCGCTGGCAATGGCGGAGCCGACCGCCCGGCTCTGGCCCCAGACCGAGCGGATCAAGGCCTGGGCCTTGCGGGCGCGTCTGGCCGGGACGCCGGACGCGGCCCGGACGGCGCGGGCGCGGGCCGCCGAGGCCTGCCGGGGCCTGCTGCGCTTTCTCGACCATCCGCTGCCCGGAAGCTGGTGGGAAAACCTCGCCGAAGGCGGCCGCCCGCTTGCGGAACCGGCCCGCACCAGCAGCCTTTACCACATCGTCGGCGCCTTTCTGGAACTCTCCGCCCTTCAGGCAGAGACGGCGCTTGCCTCATGGCAGGCGGACAACCTAAAATAG